One Sediminicola sp. YIK13 DNA segment encodes these proteins:
- the yidD gene encoding membrane protein insertion efficiency factor YidD, translating to MGKLSLKQIAIAPFVFLVKLYQNLISPLTPASCRYSPTCSQYTLEALKKHGLFKGGWLSIKRIFSCHPWGGKGYDPVP from the coding sequence ATGGGCAAGCTTTCTTTAAAACAAATTGCAATAGCTCCCTTCGTTTTCTTGGTGAAATTGTACCAAAACCTTATTTCCCCCCTTACCCCAGCAAGTTGCCGATATTCTCCTACCTGTTCCCAATACACCTTGGAAGCTTTAAAAAAACACGGTTTGTTCAAAGGGGGATGGCTGTCCATAAAGCGTATTTTCAGTTGTCACCCTTGGGGTGGCAAAGGCTATGACCCTGTACCTTAA
- a CDS encoding ATP-binding cassette domain-containing protein — protein MNTIGEIRHWGILMDNTTHKVGLIHSILNGLKKSPFEELSNLTGALFSPLELQRLIEEEERHDIKVVTRDTVQSLKSMSSGERKKALLAHILKTEPDYIILDNPFDNLDTSSHRELTLMLEHISKKVPLVLLITRKEDRLSFIEHYYKARENGLEPLNELDKPSVDLNNTSLSIPQALKPYTYDHPVMVDFRNVTVSFDDKLILNNINWTIRPGEFWQLKGKNGSGKSTLLSMVTGENSKGYGQELWLFGQKKGSGETIWEIKEKLGYFTPSMIDSFSGHHTVEHMLISGLYDSIGLYIYPTEIQLQLAKEWLGVLDLLEHGKTYFHDLSMGQQRLIMIARAMIKHPLLLLLDEPTSGLDDKSAALLVALVNKIAKESNTTLIFVSHREEEDLQPQYIFELQMTDQGSVGKKITPKKRATFQ, from the coding sequence ATGAATACCATAGGAGAAATTAGACATTGGGGCATTTTAATGGACAATACGACCCACAAAGTCGGTCTTATCCATTCCATTTTGAACGGCCTTAAAAAAAGCCCTTTTGAAGAGCTAAGTAATTTGACAGGCGCGTTGTTCTCCCCATTGGAACTACAAAGGCTGATAGAGGAGGAAGAACGACATGATATTAAAGTTGTGACCAGAGATACGGTACAGAGCCTTAAATCCATGTCGAGCGGAGAACGTAAAAAAGCACTATTGGCCCATATTTTAAAAACCGAGCCCGACTATATTATCCTTGACAACCCTTTTGACAACTTAGACACCTCCTCACATAGGGAGTTGACTTTAATGCTTGAACATATATCCAAGAAGGTTCCGTTGGTATTACTTATCACAAGGAAGGAAGATCGACTATCATTTATTGAGCATTATTATAAGGCAAGGGAAAATGGCTTAGAGCCCTTAAATGAATTGGACAAACCCAGTGTGGACCTAAATAACACATCACTTTCTATTCCTCAAGCTTTAAAACCATACACCTATGACCACCCAGTGATGGTTGATTTTAGAAATGTCACCGTATCCTTTGATGACAAACTTATCCTGAACAACATCAATTGGACCATACGTCCCGGTGAGTTTTGGCAATTAAAGGGAAAAAATGGCAGTGGCAAATCGACTTTATTATCCATGGTCACCGGTGAGAACAGCAAAGGGTACGGACAGGAACTTTGGTTATTTGGCCAAAAAAAGGGAAGTGGGGAGACCATTTGGGAAATCAAGGAAAAGCTGGGTTATTTTACACCATCCATGATCGATTCATTTTCTGGGCACCATACCGTGGAGCATATGCTTATCTCTGGCCTGTACGACTCTATCGGACTTTATATATACCCTACAGAGATACAGTTGCAGTTGGCAAAAGAGTGGCTGGGGGTCTTGGATTTGCTGGAACACGGGAAAACCTATTTCCACGATCTTTCCATGGGGCAGCAACGTTTGATCATGATCGCCAGGGCGATGATAAAGCACCCGCTTCTACTATTATTGGATGAGCCAACATCTGGCTTGGATGACAAGAGCGCCGCCCTTCTCGTCGCTTTGGTAAATAAAATCGCCAAGGAAAGCAATACTACCCTCATCTTTGTTTCCCATCGGGAAGAAGAAGACCTACAGCCACAATATATCTTTGAACTTCAAATGACCGATCAGGGTTCTGTTGGAAAAAAAATTACCCCAAAAAAAAGGGCTACTTTTCAGTAG
- a CDS encoding DUF192 domain-containing protein: MTYTTRLFIFLFLGILLLPTSCKEEPKKALETTPITFTKEGDLSIFTKDGDSLITSLAIEIAESEYETATGLMYRKSMEEKEGMLFIFPDVAMHSFYMKNTEIPLDLIFVDENLNIVSFQKEAKPYDETSLSSQVPIKYVLEINAGLVDRWGLEVGDRITYERL; the protein is encoded by the coding sequence ATGACCTACACCACTAGGCTATTTATCTTTCTTTTTCTTGGAATTCTTCTTTTGCCGACTTCCTGCAAGGAGGAACCTAAAAAGGCGTTGGAAACAACCCCTATTACTTTTACAAAAGAAGGAGATCTCTCTATATTTACCAAAGATGGGGATTCCCTGATCACTTCCCTGGCCATTGAAATTGCGGAAAGTGAATATGAAACGGCGACCGGTCTGATGTACCGTAAAAGCATGGAGGAAAAAGAAGGAATGTTGTTTATTTTCCCTGATGTTGCCATGCATTCCTTTTACATGAAGAACACTGAAATCCCGTTGGATCTGATCTTCGTAGATGAAAATTTAAACATCGTTAGCTTTCAAAAAGAAGCAAAACCTTATGATGAAACAAGTCTATCATCCCAGGTTCCCATCAAATATGTTTTGGAAATCAACGCTGGTCTTGTAGACCGATGGGGTTTGGAAGTCGGTGACCGAATAACCTATGAGCGGTTATAA
- the folE gene encoding GTP cyclohydrolase I FolE yields MKVDSALEEHFEEMGDNHASSAEETPLREDAFVLSDEEKIKRIKGSIKEIMLTLGLDLEDDSLKGTPNRVAKMFVDEIFGGLHPNRRPKASTFENKYKYGEMLVEKNITLYSTCEHHLLPIVGRAHVAYISNGTVVGLSKMNRIVDYFAKRPQVQERLNIQIVRELQKVLGTEDVACVIDAKHLCVNSRGIRDIESSTVTAEYGGKFKDDAVRKEFLNFINLDTNF; encoded by the coding sequence ATGAAAGTGGATAGCGCATTAGAAGAGCATTTTGAAGAGATGGGAGACAACCATGCTTCTTCTGCTGAGGAAACGCCTTTAAGAGAGGATGCCTTCGTTTTGAGTGACGAGGAAAAAATAAAAAGAATAAAGGGAAGCATTAAAGAAATAATGTTGACCCTTGGACTGGATTTGGAAGATGATAGTCTTAAGGGAACTCCCAACCGGGTAGCCAAAATGTTCGTTGATGAGATATTTGGGGGATTGCACCCTAACAGACGACCTAAAGCATCCACCTTTGAAAACAAATATAAATATGGCGAGATGCTTGTGGAGAAAAATATCACCCTCTACTCCACCTGTGAGCACCATTTATTACCCATTGTTGGAAGGGCACATGTTGCCTATATTTCCAATGGTACTGTTGTTGGTTTATCCAAAATGAACCGGATTGTGGATTATTTTGCCAAAAGACCACAGGTTCAAGAACGCTTGAATATTCAAATTGTACGCGAACTACAAAAAGTATTGGGCACCGAAGATGTTGCTTGTGTGATAGACGCCAAACACCTTTGTGTTAATTCACGAGGTATACGAGATATAGAAAGTAGTACCGTAACCGCAGAATACGGTGGCAAATTTAAAGATGACGCAGTGAGAAAGGAGTTCTTGAACTTCATTAATCTGGACACCAACTTTTAA
- the lgt gene encoding prolipoprotein diacylglyceryl transferase: MYFLGFTWNPNETLFNLGFLQIKYYNLLWITAFALGWFIMKKIFDRENKTAEQLDSLFIHTVLATMLGARLGHVFFYDWPYYKDHLLEILLPIRENAGSTLFGLINGYEFTGFAGLASHGAAIGVIIGMYLYTRKYPEFKLLWILDRVVIPVAIGAFCVRLGNFFNSEINGKIVDKSFAFATRFIRDSDDLSASRALAITKERTVSGAYKLIETDPRFSEVLEAIPYRHPAQLYEGICYIFVFLILYFLYWKTDKKDKAGYLFGLFLVLLWTIRFFVEFVKKSQGGFEESLGLLSTGQWLSIPFIIIGLYFMFRPQKSEVK, translated from the coding sequence ATGTATTTTTTAGGCTTCACTTGGAATCCCAACGAAACCCTTTTCAATTTAGGTTTCCTTCAAATAAAATATTACAATCTTCTCTGGATCACTGCCTTTGCACTTGGTTGGTTCATCATGAAAAAAATTTTTGACAGGGAAAATAAAACTGCCGAACAGCTGGATTCCCTTTTTATACATACGGTTTTAGCCACCATGTTGGGAGCACGTTTGGGCCATGTCTTTTTTTACGACTGGCCATATTACAAAGATCATCTTTTGGAAATACTGCTACCTATTAGGGAAAATGCCGGAAGCACCCTTTTTGGTTTAATCAATGGTTACGAATTTACCGGATTTGCTGGTTTGGCCAGTCACGGTGCGGCGATTGGTGTTATTATAGGAATGTACCTGTACACTAGGAAATATCCAGAATTTAAACTGTTGTGGATCCTGGACCGTGTTGTCATTCCTGTGGCTATTGGCGCGTTCTGTGTACGATTGGGAAACTTTTTCAATTCAGAGATCAACGGAAAGATAGTAGACAAATCCTTTGCGTTCGCTACCAGGTTTATCAGGGATTCAGATGACCTGTCGGCTTCTAGGGCCTTGGCGATAACCAAAGAAAGAACGGTGAGCGGCGCTTATAAACTTATTGAAACGGATCCGAGGTTTTCTGAGGTTTTGGAGGCTATCCCCTACCGTCATCCAGCACAGTTATACGAAGGAATATGTTATATTTTTGTGTTCCTTATTTTGTACTTCCTGTATTGGAAGACCGATAAAAAAGATAAAGCCGGCTACCTTTTTGGCCTATTCCTTGTTCTCCTTTGGACGATTCGTTTTTTCGTAGAATTTGTAAAGAAAAGTCAAGGTGGATTTGAAGAATCCCTCGGGTTGTTATCCACAGGACAATGGCTGAGCATTCCATTTATTATTATTGGACTTTACTTTATGTTTCGTCCTCAAAAATCTGAGGTGAAATAA
- the cysS gene encoding cysteine--tRNA ligase, which yields MQLYKSQTLKIYNSLTGKKEIFEPINEGHIGMYVCGPTVYSNVHLGNCRTFMSFDMIFRYLKHLGYKVRYVRNITDAGHLENDADEGEDKIAKKARLEQIEPMEVVQRYTVDFHNTLQKFNFLSPSIEPTATGHIIEQIEIIKVILEKGFAYEVNGSVYFDVVKFNQSFEYGKLSGRKLEDMITNTRELAAQDEKKSPQDFALWKKAEPQHIMRWPSPWGDGFPGWHLECTAMSTKYLGEKFDIHGGGMDLKFPHHECEIAQAEASNGHSPVNYWMHANMLTLNGKKMAKSTGNNILPNEMFSGENTILSKPFTATVVRFFMMQAHYTSILDLSNEALLASEKGFYKLMDSLDLLDKLETASNSDFDVASWKQKCYNAMNDDFNTPILIATLFEAVKHINLIKEGKENISEGDKNMLKETMHSFIFDVLGLDHKVDAQGDSDKLPGVVELLIQLRNEARANKDFATSDKIRDQLAALGIQLKDGKEGTTFSVS from the coding sequence ATGCAACTTTATAAATCCCAAACCCTAAAGATTTACAATTCCCTAACCGGCAAAAAAGAAATTTTTGAGCCCATAAACGAAGGCCACATTGGCATGTATGTTTGTGGTCCAACAGTTTACAGCAATGTGCACCTGGGAAATTGTAGGACTTTTATGTCTTTTGATATGATTTTTAGATATCTCAAGCATTTGGGCTATAAGGTCAGGTATGTTCGAAACATTACGGATGCAGGGCATTTGGAGAATGATGCTGATGAAGGGGAGGACAAAATTGCAAAAAAGGCAAGGCTGGAACAGATCGAGCCCATGGAAGTTGTTCAGCGATATACCGTTGATTTCCACAATACCCTTCAGAAATTTAATTTCTTGTCACCCAGCATTGAGCCAACGGCCACGGGGCACATTATAGAACAAATAGAGATCATCAAGGTTATTCTGGAAAAAGGATTTGCATACGAAGTAAACGGATCTGTTTATTTTGATGTGGTCAAGTTCAACCAATCTTTTGAATACGGTAAGTTGAGTGGAAGGAAATTGGAGGACATGATCACCAATACCCGTGAACTTGCCGCACAGGACGAGAAAAAAAGTCCTCAGGATTTTGCACTTTGGAAAAAAGCCGAACCACAGCACATCATGCGATGGCCTTCCCCTTGGGGAGATGGTTTTCCTGGATGGCATCTGGAATGCACGGCCATGAGCACAAAATACCTTGGAGAAAAATTTGACATCCACGGTGGAGGAATGGATTTAAAATTTCCCCATCACGAATGTGAAATAGCACAAGCCGAAGCCAGTAATGGCCACTCACCCGTAAACTATTGGATGCATGCCAACATGCTTACCCTTAACGGTAAAAAAATGGCCAAATCCACTGGAAATAACATTCTCCCAAATGAAATGTTTTCTGGGGAGAATACGATATTAAGCAAGCCCTTTACCGCCACGGTCGTGCGGTTTTTTATGATGCAGGCACATTATACCAGCATACTGGATTTAAGCAATGAAGCGCTTTTGGCCTCAGAAAAGGGGTTTTATAAATTGATGGATTCCCTGGACCTGCTGGACAAATTGGAAACGGCTTCCAATTCGGATTTTGACGTGGCATCATGGAAGCAGAAATGCTACAATGCCATGAACGATGATTTTAATACACCTATCTTAATCGCCACCTTGTTTGAAGCTGTAAAGCATATCAACCTGATCAAAGAAGGGAAAGAAAATATTTCAGAGGGCGACAAGAATATGTTGAAGGAAACGATGCACAGTTTTATCTTTGATGTTCTTGGTTTGGATCATAAAGTGGATGCACAAGGAGATTCGGATAAGCTACCTGGCGTTGTAGAATTATTAATTCAATTGCGAAATGAGGCACGTGCCAACAAAGATTTTGCAACATCCGATAAAATCAGAGACCAATTGGCTGCTTTGGGCATTCAGTTAAAAGACGGAAAAGAAGGCACTACTTTTAGTGTATCCTAA